From Trichomycterus rosablanca isolate fTriRos1 chromosome 27, fTriRos1.hap1, whole genome shotgun sequence, a single genomic window includes:
- the si:dkey-148a17.6 gene encoding leukotriene B4 receptor 1 — translation MNYSGGDFDQPSAQELEGELGLVGACVILALCFVVGAPGNMLVVWTILRHVKPRSYTVILILHLAVADLLVVVTLPIWIYSLANYWVFGDVACKAIVYIIYVCMYASIFLITIMSVERFLAVRYPFASAAWRKKQMLNKILVVVWVASFLFSVPVIITQALDGETGEEQCLYRVYKSDMQEAVILLLESLVGFLIPFSMLVICYGCLFSRILQMNLRSKSKSTMLIASVVILFALCWIPHHIGNLLSLVGLALEHGSQAEKNLNEVLDNMRLITSSLVFMSSTVNPVLYVFAARSFRSSLKDTGIHKLFRHLSSTAAGDGSKDLSFVSRRQNSHTNTSQCCTESKAQIDLLVNICNNAITDETV, via the coding sequence ATGAACTATTCGGGCGGTGATTTCGATCAGCCATCGGCTCAGGAGTTGGAGGGTGAACTGGGTCTGGTGGGAGCCTGTGTGATCTTGGCCTTGTGTTTTGTGGTGGGAGCTCCAGGGAATATGCTGGTCGTGTGGACCATCTTGAGACACGTAAAGCCACGTTCGTACACTGTGATTCTCATCCTGCACCTGGCTGTTGCGGACCTGCTGGTTGTTGTCACCCTGCCTATATGGATCTACTCGTTGGCAAACTACTGGGTTTTTGGGGATGTTGCCTGCAAAGCCATAGTGTACATTATCTACGTCTGCATGTATGCCAGTATTTTCCTGATCACCATCATGAGTGTGGAGCGCTTTTTGGCAGTCAGGTACCCCTTTGCCTCGGCTGCGTGGAGGAAAAAACAGATGCTGAATAAGATCCTGGTGGTGGTATGGGTGGCTTCCTTTCTCTTCAGCGTTCCTGTGATTATCACTCAAGCTTTGGATGGAGAAACTGGAGAGGAGCAGTGCCTGTACCGGGTGTATAAATCCGACATGCAGGAGGCTGTAATTCTTCTTTTAGAGTCTCTGGTGGGCTTTCTGATCCCGTTTTCCATGTTGGTGATCTGTTACGGCTGTCTCTTCAGTCGCATTTTGCAGATGAACCTGAGGTCCAAAAGCAAATCCACGATGCTAATTGCAAGTGTGGTCATTCTTTTTGCTCTATGCTGGATCCCTCACCACATTGGCAACCTTCTGTCTTTGGTGGGCCTTGCCCTCGAACATGGCTCCCAAGCAGAAAAAAATCTTAATGAGGTTCTGGATAACATGCGATTAATTACAAGCTCTTTAGTCTTCATGAGCAGCACTGTCAACCCTGTGCTGTATGTGTTTGCAGCTCGAAGCTTTCGGAGCTCACTGAAGGACACAGGCATTCATAAACTGTTTCGTCATTTATCCAGCACAGCGGCAGGCGACGGCAGTAAAGATCTGTCATTTGTGTCCAGAAGACAAAACTCTCATACCAACACTTCCCAGTGCTGCACAGAGTCCAAAGCACAGATTGACCTGCTAGTGAACATATGCAACAATGCTATTACGGATGAGACTGTGTAA
- the si:dkey-148a17.5 gene encoding leukotriene B4 receptor 1, translating to MSSVSNSSTVSEEEWSAAGVATACVILAVCFLVGAPGNMLVVWTIVRHLKQRSHIVLLILHLAVADLLVLITLPLWIYSLAWSWVFGEAACKVMVYIIYSCMYSSVFLITIMSVERFLAIRYPFKMLHWKNNNAMKLVLVGVWCLALLLGIPVILTQTINERMDGMYDCFYSDFGSVPLEVFCACLETLVGFIIPFLTLTICYFLVASRLRQMHRTNQKSGFLISGVMVAFALCWVPHHIFNIITVARLLMDDSDKLPMLSEASVFISGALTFISSSVNPILYAFAARNIQGGLRKSAMVKLFQEVTLHTQLRGTTPQVSDCSNKDQLEQISENV from the coding sequence ATGAGCAGCGTGAGCAACAGCAGCACGGTCTCAGAGGAGGAATGGTCTGCTGCAGGGGTTGCCACGGCGTGTGTAATCCTGGCTGTGTGTTTTTTGGTGGGGGCTCCAGGAAACATGCTGGTTGTTTGGACCATAGTGAGACATTTGAAGCAGCGTTCTCACATCGTTCTGCTCATCCTGCACCTGGCCGTTGCTGACCTGCTGGTTCTTATCACCTTGCCTCTGTGGATCTACTCGCTGGCTTGGTCCTGGGTGTTTGGCGAAGCTGCTTGCAAAGTCATGGTGTACATCATCTACTCCTGCATGTACTCCAGTGTCTTCCTGATAACCATTATGAGTGTCGAGCGCTTTCTGGCCATAAGGTACCCCTTCAAGATGCTGCACTGGAAAAACAACAATGCCATGAAGCTGGTACTGGTAGGGGTGTGGTGCCTGGCACTCCTGCTAGGAATCCCTGTCATTTTGACCCAGACAATCAATGAAAGAATGGACGGTATGTACGACTGCTTCTATTCAGACTTTGGTTCAGTGCCTCTGGAAGttttttgtgcctgtttagAGACCCTGGTTGGCTTCATCATTCCATTTCTCACACTGACTATATGCTACTTCCTGGTGGCATCTAGGCTTCGCCAGATGCACAGAACAAACCAGAAATCTGGATTTCTTATTAGTGGGGTGATGGTGGCTTTCGCTCTGTGCTGGGTGCCCCACCACATTTTTAACATCATTACAGTAGCACGGCTGCTCATGGATGATTCGGACAAGCTACCCATGTTGTCTGAAGCATCTGTGTTTATCAGTGGAGCTCTGACTTTCATCAGCAGCTCAGTGAACCCAATTCTGTATGCCTTCGCTGCTAGAAACATTCAAGGTGGTCTGAGGAAATCAGCGATGGTCAAACTCTTTCAGGAAGTTACTTTACACACCCAGCTGAGAGGGACAACGCCTCAAGTGTCTGACTGCTCAAATAAGGACCAACTCGAACAGATTTCTGAAAATGTTTGA